The Oncorhynchus tshawytscha isolate Ot180627B linkage group LG30, Otsh_v2.0, whole genome shotgun sequence genome includes a region encoding these proteins:
- the kcnj1b gene encoding LOW QUALITY PROTEIN: ATP-sensitive inward rectifier potassium channel 1b (The sequence of the model RefSeq protein was modified relative to this genomic sequence to represent the inferred CDS: inserted 3 bases in 2 codons; deleted 1 base in 1 codon) → MFQFVQRPIHDYLTERRNRRTRLETKYGCCNIKFGNIKYHNHFAFLVEIRWYSVLXFTGSWFIFSLLWHWTAKSNGDLFGQNFTASHAHCIVNVNDLTMSFLYPLETQTTIGYGGRALTRHCPGTVAIIVVQSLFAVFINCFMCGVIMCGVSLPKKREKTVTFSDAVVICLNKDRLCLVIRVANLRKTLLTGSQIYGKLLRTTVTPDSETIILDQVGIDFAVDAGQDNLFFVCLLTLYHVTDKASPFYGMTADSLQQQNFELVVFLDRTAESTSSACQVWTSFIPQXWGYSFLPIISRDQMGKYCVDFSNFSRTVPMTTPHCPLLSE, encoded by the exons ATGTTTCAGTTCGTCCAGAGGCCCATCCACGACTACCTGACAGAGCGCAGAAACCGCCGGACCCGGCTGGAGACCAAATATGGCTGCTGCAACATTAAGTTTGGCAACATCAAGTACCACAACCACTTTGCCTTCCTGGTGGAGATCCGCTGGTATTCCGTCCT CTTCACAGGCAGCTGGTTCATCTTCAGCCTTCTATGGCACTGGACCGCCAAGAGCAATGGGGATCTATTTGGACAGAACTTCACAGCCAGTCATGCCCACTGTATAGTCAATGTTAATGATCTCACCATGTCTTTCCTGTACCCCTTAGAGACCCAGACCACCATTGGTTATGGTGGACGGGCACTCACCAGGCACTGCCCTGGCACCGTGGCCATCATCGTCGTCCAATCCCTCTTTGCGGTCTTTATCAACTGCTTCATGTGTGGGGTGATCATGTGTGGGGTG TCTCTTCCCAAGAAGAGGGAAAAGACAGTGACTTTCAGTGATGCAGTGGTCATCTGCCTGAACAAGGACCGGCTGTGCCTGGTGATTCGAGTGGCCAACCTCCGTAAGACCTTACTCACCGGGAGCCAAATCTACGGCAAGCTGCTTAGGACAACTGTCACGCCGGACAGTGAAACTATAATTCTGGACCAGGTAGGCATTGACTTTGCAGTGGACGCTGGCCAGGACAACCtgttttttgtctgcctgttgacATTGTACCATGTCACTGACAAGGCCAGTCCGTTCTACGGCATGACAGCAGACTCCCTCCAGCAGCAGAACTTTGAGCTGGTGGTCTTTCTGGACAGGACGGCCGAGTCCACCAGCTCCGCCTGCCAGGTATGGACCTCCTTCATCCCCC GATGGGGATACAGCTTCCTGCCCATTATCTCCCGCGACCAGATGGGCAAGTACTGCGTGGACTTTTCCAACTTCTCCAGAACCGTGCCGATGACTACCCCACACTGTCCACTACTTTCAGAGTAA